A genomic region of Papaver somniferum cultivar HN1 chromosome 7, ASM357369v1, whole genome shotgun sequence contains the following coding sequences:
- the LOC113299590 gene encoding uncharacterized protein LOC113299590 isoform X1, with translation MFKNGWINFFSKWKFQLEDYIDSRISSTLNTSSDSSSDEGDTTKSNGIGNLISGSVAQPSESQDFCVDASEEAKSVSTFIRPNSSSQVHNNVESQKVKSNPSTAVDKEDDGSTDFVSFQLKDIDEAEVNHIDSTNLENSNGLAVFHNKLNCLDCFHIGLDDSRSIFDRGAFGLSV, from the exons ATGTTCAAGAATGGATGGATAAATTTTTTTTCGAAATGGAAATTTCAGTTAGAAGATTATATTGATTCGCGAATTAGTTCAACGTTAAACACTAGTAGTGACTCGTCATCTGATGAAGGAGATACTACTAAATCAAATGGAATTGGAAACCTAATTAGTGGATCTGTTGCTCAACCTTCTGAATCTCAAGATTTTTGCGTAGATGCATCTGaagaagcaaaatcggtttctACTTTTATTCGTCCGAATTCTTCTTCTCAAGTTCACAATAATGTTGAATCTCAGAAAGTGAAATCAAATCCTTCCACTGCCGTTGACAAAGAAGACGATGGTTCGACCGATTTTGTGAGTTTTCAGTTGAAAGACATTGACGAAGCTGAAGTGAATCACATCGACAGTACAAATCTTGAAAACTCGAATGGGTTAGCCGTTTTTCACAACAAATTAAACTGTCTGGATTGTTTTCATATTGGTCTTGATGATTCTCGTAGCATATTTGATCGTG GTGCTTTTGGTTTGTCAGTTTGA
- the LOC113299590 gene encoding uncharacterized protein LOC113299590 isoform X2, whose product MFKNGWINFFSKWKFQLEDYIDSRISSTLNTSSDSSSDEGDTTKSNGIGNLISGSVAQPSESQDFCVDASEEAKSVSTFIRPNSSSQVHNNVESQKVKSNPSTAVDKEDDGSTDFVSFQLKDIDEAEVNHIDSTNLENSNGLAVFHNKLNCLDCFHIGLDDSRSIFDRV is encoded by the exons ATGTTCAAGAATGGATGGATAAATTTTTTTTCGAAATGGAAATTTCAGTTAGAAGATTATATTGATTCGCGAATTAGTTCAACGTTAAACACTAGTAGTGACTCGTCATCTGATGAAGGAGATACTACTAAATCAAATGGAATTGGAAACCTAATTAGTGGATCTGTTGCTCAACCTTCTGAATCTCAAGATTTTTGCGTAGATGCATCTGaagaagcaaaatcggtttctACTTTTATTCGTCCGAATTCTTCTTCTCAAGTTCACAATAATGTTGAATCTCAGAAAGTGAAATCAAATCCTTCCACTGCCGTTGACAAAGAAGACGATGGTTCGACCGATTTTGTGAGTTTTCAGTTGAAAGACATTGACGAAGCTGAAGTGAATCACATCGACAGTACAAATCTTGAAAACTCGAATGGGTTAGCCGTTTTTCACAACAAATTAAACTGTCTGGATTGTTTTCATATTGGTCTTGATGATTCTCGTAGCATATTTGATCGTG TTTGA